Proteins encoded in a region of the Triticum dicoccoides isolate Atlit2015 ecotype Zavitan chromosome 3A, WEW_v2.0, whole genome shotgun sequence genome:
- the LOC119269785 gene encoding transcription factor JUNGBRUNNEN 1-like: MASPPLPGSSSFYSSEGELACFPYPSFEWGGAGRRVSPYHPPPPQTLAHDVAAASLLTPRASPTSPPPIASPPPPPEPAPGFSFCPTDSELVSFYLRPRISGQPLPDATKQFFHEADVYATDPASLVSGRLPGPARAQGESKNWYFFSLVKPRSAQDVRKCRIVGGGKGTWKQERGNDVVGAEGHAVGRLEKFTYTPSPKEDKKPPEGLMMEFSVGQEDGGEPRPVLCLCKIYQSPRFLKFASKNSVSARKRKTPDDGPRLSPPSLHASAPKKSKAPMDESPAARRQLLFPSLPPPSNLPSPVPSPPPSAPNPVVELEDDFLAKILADPEMNWSWEELSAPLPCSMTAVAPALLGSCHGSQCA, translated from the coding sequence ATGGCGTCGCCGCCGCTCCCCGGCTCTTCCTCCTTCTACTCAAGCGAGGGCGAGCTCGCCTGCTTCCCGTACCCGTCGTTCGAATGGGGGGGAGCCGGCCGCCGCGTCTCTCCgtaccacccgccgccgccgcaaaccctagcccatgacgtcgccgccgcctccctcctgacCCCTCGCGCGTCACCCACCTCGCCTCCGCCCatcgcgtcgccgccgcctcctcccgagcCCGCGCCCGGCTTTTCCTTCTGCCCGACCGACAGCGAGCTCGTCTCCTTCTACCTCCGCCCAAGAATCTCCGGCCAGCCCCTCCCGGACGCCACCAAGCAGTTCTTCCACGAGGCAGACGTATACGCCACAGATCCGGCCTCCCTCGTCTCCGGCCGCCTGCCAGGCCCGGCGAGGGCTCAAGGCGAGAGCAAGAACTGGTACTTCTTCAGCCTCGTGAAGCCCAGGAGCGCCCAGGACGTCCGCAAGTGCCGGATCGTCGGAGGAGGCAAAGGCACGTGGAAACAAGAGCGAGGGAATGACGTCGTCGGCGCCGAGGGCCACGCCGTCGGGCGCTTGGAGAAGTTCACCTACACGCCCAGTCCCAAGGAAGacaagaagccgccggaggggctcaTGATGGAATTCAGCGTCGGCCAAGAAGACGGCGGCGAGCCGAGGCCGGTTCTTTGCCTCTGCAAGATCTACCAGAGCCCGCGGTTCCTCAAGTTCGCCTCCAAGAACTCGGTGTCCGCGCGCAAGAGGAAGACGCCGGACGACGGCCCTCGTCTTTCCCCGCCATCTCTGCACGCGTCTGCGCCCAAGAAGAGCAAGGCCCCCATGGACGAATCACCCGCAGCCAGACGGCAGCTCCTGTTTCCGTCGTTGCCCCCTCCATCAAATCTGCCGTCGCCCGTCCCTTCGCCCCCTCCTTCCGCGCCAAATCCCGTGGTGGAACTGGAAGACGACTTCTTGGCGAAGATTCTTGCGGACCCAGAGATGAACTGGTCCTGGGAAGAGCTATCTGCGCCCTTGCCCTGCTCAATGACGGCAGTGGCACCGGCCCTGCTGGGATCCTGCCATGGAAGTCAGTGCGCTTAA